A portion of the Deinococcus hopiensis KR-140 genome contains these proteins:
- a CDS encoding carbohydrate ABC transporter permease has protein sequence MSGGRESSLRDLVLNVLLGLIILAMLFPFVWMILMSLKTQVQNTAPTPVWLFTPVLDNYRNVIERNDFLVFTKNSLIVAVAATFIGMVLGLPAAYAIARFKQRGLSLWILISRIIPYITFLLPLFLAFTRLNLIGSFTALITSHLIITLPLIVWITIAFFEDIPTDLEEAALVDGSSRAGAFVRIILPLVAPGMVTAGILAMIFSWNQFLFSLILGGPATKTVPVAVFNFLSYGSQDYGAIAAAAVLITLPIIVLSLTVQRYIVKGLTAGGVKG, from the coding sequence ATGAGTGGCGGTCGCGAATCTTCCCTCAGGGACCTGGTGCTGAACGTCTTGCTGGGGTTGATCATCCTGGCGATGCTGTTTCCGTTCGTCTGGATGATCCTGATGAGCCTTAAGACCCAGGTGCAGAACACCGCGCCCACACCAGTCTGGCTGTTTACGCCCGTACTGGACAACTACCGCAACGTAATTGAGCGCAATGACTTCCTGGTGTTCACCAAAAATAGCCTCATCGTCGCGGTAGCGGCCACGTTCATCGGCATGGTGTTGGGCCTGCCGGCGGCGTATGCCATTGCGCGCTTCAAGCAGCGGGGCCTGAGCTTGTGGATTTTGATCAGCCGCATCATCCCCTACATCACGTTCCTGCTGCCGTTATTTCTGGCCTTTACACGGCTGAACTTGATCGGTTCGTTTACCGCCCTGATCACCAGCCACCTGATCATTACCCTGCCGCTGATCGTGTGGATCACCATCGCTTTTTTCGAGGACATTCCCACCGACCTCGAGGAAGCGGCGCTGGTGGACGGTTCAAGCCGGGCGGGGGCCTTCGTGCGGATTATCCTGCCGCTCGTCGCGCCAGGCATGGTGACTGCAGGAATTCTCGCAATGATCTTTTCCTGGAACCAGTTTCTGTTCAGCCTGATTCTGGGCGGACCGGCGACCAAGACCGTGCCCGTGGCGGTGTTCAACTTTCTGAGTTACGGCAGTCAGGACTACGGAGCGATCGCGGCGGCAGCCGTGCTGATTACCCTCCCGATCATCGTGCTGTCCCTGACCGTTCAGCGTTACATCGTGAAGGGCCTGACTGCCGGGGGCGTCAAGGGATGA
- a CDS encoding carbohydrate ABC transporter permease, with product MSLAPSSKSTSQPLPGRRFSTWLDRNIRWVFPLPAVLALFALTILPLMFNLVLSTQERSVSAALPSSFVGLGNYTAALQDPRFWNSVRLMFLFTLIAVPAQMLLGLGLSLLLSRKMRASGLVRAVVLLPMISTPVAVALIWALMMDPNLGVLNYFLQSLGLNRSLWLADARLVVPALALVDIWQWTPLVSLILLAGLQTMPEEPFEAARIDGASPWQVFRFITWPMLQPAVFAALTLRLIDALKTFDIIEVMTQGGPGSASETLNVYAYHTGFEFLRVGYTAALLTLLLVTVAVVAIGVNLLRRRG from the coding sequence ATGAGCCTGGCTCCCAGTTCAAAGTCGACGTCCCAGCCCCTTCCCGGTCGGAGGTTTTCCACCTGGCTGGACCGCAACATCCGCTGGGTTTTTCCACTTCCGGCCGTCCTCGCCCTCTTTGCGCTGACCATCTTGCCCCTGATGTTCAACCTGGTGCTCAGCACGCAGGAGCGCTCGGTAAGCGCGGCGCTGCCAAGCAGCTTCGTGGGTCTGGGCAATTACACCGCGGCGTTGCAGGACCCGCGTTTCTGGAATTCCGTACGGTTGATGTTCCTGTTCACGCTGATTGCCGTACCCGCGCAAATGCTGCTGGGTCTGGGGCTCTCCCTGCTGCTCAGCCGTAAAATGCGCGCTTCCGGGCTGGTGCGGGCCGTCGTGCTGCTGCCCATGATCTCCACGCCGGTGGCCGTGGCCCTGATCTGGGCGTTGATGATGGACCCCAACCTGGGCGTCTTGAATTACTTCCTGCAATCGCTGGGGCTGAACCGCAGCCTGTGGTTGGCGGACGCGCGGCTGGTGGTTCCCGCATTGGCCCTGGTCGACATCTGGCAGTGGACGCCCCTGGTGTCGCTGATCTTGCTCGCGGGGCTCCAGACCATGCCCGAGGAGCCGTTCGAAGCCGCGCGAATCGACGGCGCGTCACCCTGGCAAGTCTTTCGCTTCATCACTTGGCCCATGCTTCAGCCCGCGGTGTTCGCCGCGCTGACCTTGAGGCTGATTGATGCCCTGAAGACCTTCGACATTATCGAAGTGATGACCCAGGGGGGGCCTGGCAGTGCCAGCGAGACCCTGAACGTGTATGCCTATCACACCGGCTTCGAGTTCCTGCGGGTCGGGTACACGGCGGCACTGCTCACCCTGCTCCTCGTTACGGTTGCCGTGGTCGCCATCGGCGTGAATCTGCTGAGGCGCCGAGGATGA
- a CDS encoding ABC transporter substrate-binding protein: MRKVTLFALTAVLSLGAAQAQSFKWDSAKGTTLRVLLNQHPWTTAIQPYLPEFEKLTGIRLVTETYPEAQFRQKVLVELSTGGQNLDAFMMSPGQEGQLYAKSGWVEDLDSYVNNRAVTAGNWGFSDFFPSVVNSTRYAGVMTGIPIQTETTMLFYRKDLFQKYGVAVPKTLKQLETAAKTLHGKDGVVGIALRGKGAAATSQFAPYMYAYGSQWLKDGDANFSDPKFVQAMTFYTGLLRNYGPQAAVTMSWPEVTNLFAQGKAAMFTDASLFRSIVDDPKSSSVAGKVGFAAMPGNKPTVTSWALSISKGSRNKQAAWLFTQWATNRQNQLRVLLKDVPAVRRSVWNESAFKSQDKNPEWTRAHLGQLTRATPLWNPPVSQVGEVRDALGQAIVGILQGGNVRELLERAQQATNTIISKEK, translated from the coding sequence ATGCGCAAAGTTACCTTGTTCGCCCTGACGGCCGTTCTCTCGCTGGGCGCTGCGCAGGCCCAGAGTTTCAAGTGGGACTCTGCCAAAGGCACCACGCTGCGCGTCTTGCTTAACCAGCACCCCTGGACGACAGCCATCCAGCCGTACCTGCCGGAGTTCGAGAAACTCACGGGGATCCGGTTGGTCACGGAAACCTACCCGGAAGCGCAGTTCCGCCAGAAAGTCCTGGTGGAGCTTTCCACTGGCGGGCAGAACCTCGATGCGTTCATGATGTCCCCCGGCCAGGAAGGGCAGCTGTACGCGAAGAGCGGCTGGGTGGAGGACCTGGACAGCTACGTGAACAACAGGGCCGTCACCGCCGGCAACTGGGGCTTCAGCGACTTCTTTCCCTCGGTCGTGAATTCCACCCGGTATGCGGGCGTGATGACGGGCATACCCATCCAGACCGAGACCACCATGCTGTTCTACCGCAAGGACCTCTTTCAGAAGTACGGCGTCGCCGTGCCCAAAACCCTCAAGCAGCTGGAAACAGCGGCAAAGACACTTCACGGCAAGGACGGCGTGGTCGGCATTGCGCTGCGCGGTAAGGGTGCGGCGGCCACCAGCCAGTTCGCGCCGTACATGTACGCCTACGGGAGCCAGTGGTTGAAGGACGGTGACGCCAACTTCAGCGACCCCAAATTCGTACAGGCGATGACGTTCTACACCGGCCTGCTGCGCAATTACGGTCCGCAAGCCGCCGTGACCATGAGCTGGCCTGAGGTAACGAACCTCTTCGCGCAGGGCAAGGCCGCCATGTTCACGGACGCCTCGCTGTTCCGCTCCATTGTGGACGACCCCAAGAGCAGTTCAGTCGCCGGAAAGGTCGGCTTCGCGGCCATGCCGGGCAACAAGCCGACCGTGACCTCGTGGGCCTTATCCATCAGCAAGGGCAGCCGGAACAAGCAGGCCGCCTGGCTCTTTACCCAGTGGGCCACCAACCGCCAGAACCAGCTGCGCGTCCTACTCAAGGACGTTCCCGCTGTGCGCCGCAGTGTCTGGAACGAATCTGCCTTCAAGAGCCAGGACAAAAACCCGGAGTGGACCAGGGCGCACCTGGGTCAACTCACCCGGGCCACACCCCTGTGGAATCCTCCTGTCAGCCAGGTGGGTGAGGTGCGCGACGCGCTCGGACAGGCCATTGTGGGCATCTTGCAGGGCGGCAATGTGAGGGAGCTGCTGGAGCGGGCCCAGCAGGCCACCAACACCATTATCAGCAAGGAAAAGTAG
- a CDS encoding MurR/RpiR family transcriptional regulator — translation MSGDTSHLPPILRRLHLLRGEVGVASGRVIEYILHDPEGFLGLTIAELSERTGTGDATVVRVVQSLGFGGFQEFKLQLSRSLAVTRQTNIGVDAGDAAVTVLSKVFDGAGMALRDTLGHLDLEAFSSAVQAVSLSRHIALIGLGWSGLIALDGQQRGLRLGLSCAAHTDPSAFLQVSSLLEPTDVLIAVSFSGASQDVVRAARLARGAGASVVAITGLGRSPLTRAAHHTLTSSAPGDRYRPEGLNVRFAQLCLLDALFTSLHASQEPYMSERIARARDARRELNADPT, via the coding sequence ATGTCCGGTGACACTTCCCATCTGCCGCCGATCCTGCGCCGCCTGCATTTGCTGAGGGGTGAGGTCGGGGTGGCCAGTGGGCGAGTCATTGAATACATCCTCCACGACCCTGAGGGCTTTCTCGGGCTGACCATAGCCGAACTCAGTGAGCGCACCGGGACGGGCGACGCCACTGTGGTGCGGGTGGTGCAGAGCCTGGGCTTTGGGGGCTTTCAGGAGTTTAAACTGCAGCTCTCCCGTTCGCTGGCCGTCACCCGGCAGACGAACATTGGGGTGGACGCAGGAGACGCGGCCGTGACGGTCTTAAGTAAGGTGTTCGACGGCGCGGGCATGGCCCTGCGTGACACGCTGGGCCATTTGGACCTGGAGGCTTTCAGTTCAGCGGTGCAGGCCGTCTCCCTCTCCCGGCACATCGCGTTGATCGGCCTGGGCTGGAGTGGCCTCATCGCCCTCGATGGGCAGCAGCGGGGTCTGCGCCTCGGCTTATCCTGCGCTGCACATACCGATCCCAGTGCCTTCTTGCAGGTATCCTCCCTTCTGGAACCCACCGATGTACTGATCGCGGTGTCCTTTAGTGGCGCCAGCCAGGATGTGGTACGGGCTGCCCGCCTGGCGCGGGGAGCTGGCGCGTCCGTGGTGGCGATCACTGGCCTTGGCCGTTCTCCCCTCACTCGCGCGGCACACCACACCTTGACCAGTTCCGCACCAGGCGACCGTTACCGCCCCGAGGGCCTGAACGTCCGGTTTGCGCAGCTGTGCCTGCTCGACGCCCTGTTTACCAGCCTCCACGCCTCGCAAGAACCCTATATGTCCGAACGCATTGCTCGGGCACGCGACGCTCGCCGTGAGTTGAACGCCGACCCCACCTGA
- a CDS encoding GlsB/YeaQ/YmgE family stress response membrane protein, which produces MSWIITLLVGALCGWLASLVMKTDGQQGAVANILIGVVGSLLAQFLFGNLLHLGGNAAGDGFNLMSIVWGVVGSVVLIAILKGLRVLR; this is translated from the coding sequence ATGTCCTGGATCATCACCCTTCTCGTTGGCGCCCTCTGCGGCTGGCTCGCTTCCCTCGTCATGAAGACCGACGGCCAGCAGGGCGCCGTCGCCAATATCCTCATCGGCGTCGTCGGCAGCCTCCTCGCGCAGTTCCTCTTCGGCAACCTCCTCCACCTTGGCGGCAATGCCGCGGGAGACGGCTTTAACCTCATGAGCATCGTTTGGGGCGTTGTCGGCAGCGTTGTCCTGATCGCCATCCTCAAGGGCCTGCGCGTCCTTCGGTAA
- a CDS encoding CPBP family glutamic-type intramembrane protease: protein MKIGVTTRYPNFSPFSWSFPLAELLVFWEAPVARCVTEAVWPALLARRTLLPHSRTCRVDSGLWDTSCVAPQWGRTLILRWFCCTIGFVEEGLYRGLFIKWLLPKGFWTAVLISTVLFSVTHGLNMLGGQIAAQTLLQVGFAFLFGVVAALLRFQVGSLVPLMLWHSVYDTVCFLGGQEHLTAVAVSCLILLLYASWLSARVRQGLKWV, encoded by the coding sequence GTGAAAATAGGAGTCACCACGCGCTACCCCAACTTCAGCCCGTTCTCCTGGTCTTTCCCTCTGGCTGAGCTTCTTGTTTTTTGGGAAGCGCCAGTGGCGCGTTGCGTCACCGAAGCCGTTTGGCCAGCTCTCCTGGCGAGACGCACGCTTCTTCCTCATTCCCGGACTTGTCGTGTTGATTCAGGCCTTTGGGACACATCCTGCGTGGCCCCACAGTGGGGGAGAACTCTTATACTTCGTTGGTTTTGCTGTACGATTGGCTTTGTGGAGGAGGGCTTGTACCGGGGCCTTTTCATCAAATGGCTCCTGCCAAAAGGATTTTGGACAGCCGTATTGATTTCAACAGTGCTATTTTCCGTAACGCACGGCCTAAATATGCTGGGCGGTCAGATCGCTGCTCAAACCCTCCTCCAGGTTGGGTTTGCCTTTCTGTTTGGTGTGGTTGCGGCCCTTTTACGCTTCCAAGTGGGCTCGCTGGTGCCCTTGATGCTGTGGCATTCTGTGTATGACACTGTTTGCTTCCTCGGTGGTCAAGAGCACCTTACTGCTGTCGCCGTCAGCTGCCTGATTCTGCTTCTTTACGCATCATGGCTTTCTGCTAGAGTGCGTCAAGGACTAAAGTGGGTCTGA
- a CDS encoding alpha/beta hydrolase translates to MLYSAALKQDLSLRVYLPPGYSAGHRYPVVYLMHPYGGDETFWLGILPTQSLLDELLRERRIHPLIVVSPDYRFSFGVNSSPARAISGVTPGRWEDYLIRELIPYIDAYFSTVPNRTGRSVGGISMGGYAALFLGLRHPALFGRIGAHSAALWDGHDDQYTGQRDWLYPSPALRGARDPFSLLQRTPLKTYALFVDVGKSDALQGVNEHFVQKLKRECGNTIFMQKTGGHDLTYWRSQLRQYLMFYGK, encoded by the coding sequence ATGCTGTACAGCGCTGCGCTGAAGCAGGACCTGTCCCTCCGCGTCTATCTGCCTCCCGGTTACAGCGCGGGGCACCGCTACCCAGTGGTGTACTTGATGCATCCCTATGGCGGGGATGAAACCTTCTGGCTGGGCATACTGCCTACCCAATCTCTACTCGATGAGCTTTTGCGGGAGAGGCGAATTCATCCCCTGATCGTGGTCTCCCCCGACTACCGCTTCTCCTTCGGGGTGAATAGCAGCCCAGCCCGGGCCATCAGCGGCGTCACACCCGGCCGCTGGGAAGACTACCTGATTCGGGAACTCATCCCTTATATTGACGCATACTTCTCTACAGTGCCCAACCGTACAGGGCGGAGCGTAGGTGGGATCTCGATGGGCGGTTACGCCGCCCTGTTCCTGGGGTTGCGGCACCCGGCACTGTTTGGCCGGATCGGGGCACACAGCGCGGCTCTATGGGATGGGCATGACGATCAGTACACGGGGCAGCGTGACTGGCTCTATCCGTCCCCAGCCCTTCGGGGCGCACGTGATCCGTTCTCGCTGCTCCAGCGGACACCCCTGAAGACTTATGCGCTGTTCGTGGATGTGGGGAAGTCCGACGCTCTTCAGGGCGTGAATGAGCACTTTGTCCAGAAGTTAAAGCGGGAATGTGGGAATACCATCTTCATGCAAAAGACAGGCGGGCATGACCTGACGTACTGGCGGTCACAGCTGCGCCAATACCTCATGTTCTACGGCAAATAA
- a CDS encoding PQQ-binding-like beta-propeller repeat protein — MRLEDQVSSLSGLPKFSRIPPGASMSVLPKLVLFKSVGLALALTGWPALTLTSSGFRSDALHSGTFDGPGVPALHGVKWKFKTSGPIRSTPVPYGNLVIFGSGDGFVYALRSDNGALVWKVQTGGDVASSPLVVDGTVYFTSRDGFLYAVQAQSGATQWKARYDRDSKAKDAWDYYLSSPVADSQAVYVGSSTGITPMQDGGLLAFTRNSGRLLWSQELFQGVRSSPALRGDVLYVGAWKFDFVALNAQTGKLLWSADISGGVPSSPVLGKNMVYFGSRDSNFYALDSKSGKIRWGHGNGGSWVVPSAAFANNTLYYGNSDQKMMFAMDAATGKVKWQRPLAGNIFASPALAANTVYTASFNAYATKEPGTLYALDVATGKERWHFQAGAAILSSPVIVRDTVFFGSDDGILYALH, encoded by the coding sequence ATGCGGCTGGAGGATCAGGTCAGTTCGTTGTCCGGTCTTCCCAAATTCAGTCGAATTCCACCGGGAGCCTCCATGTCTGTTCTACCCAAGCTGGTGCTCTTCAAGTCCGTCGGCCTTGCCCTTGCCCTGACAGGATGGCCTGCCTTGACCCTGACATCCAGCGGTTTTCGCAGTGACGCCCTTCATTCCGGAACATTTGATGGCCCAGGTGTACCAGCCTTGCACGGCGTGAAGTGGAAGTTCAAGACGTCCGGTCCAATTCGCTCGACACCCGTCCCTTACGGCAACCTCGTCATTTTCGGGAGTGGCGACGGTTTTGTGTACGCTCTCCGCTCGGATAATGGCGCGCTGGTCTGGAAGGTCCAAACAGGGGGAGACGTCGCTTCATCACCCCTGGTGGTGGACGGCACCGTGTACTTCACCAGCCGTGACGGTTTTCTGTACGCCGTGCAGGCGCAGAGCGGTGCCACCCAGTGGAAAGCCCGCTACGACCGTGACAGCAAGGCCAAAGATGCCTGGGACTACTACTTGTCCTCTCCCGTTGCGGACAGCCAGGCCGTGTATGTGGGCTCCTCTACGGGGATCACCCCCATGCAAGACGGTGGCCTTCTCGCGTTCACACGGAATTCAGGGCGCCTGTTGTGGTCGCAGGAACTCTTTCAGGGGGTTCGCTCCAGCCCAGCCTTGCGCGGCGACGTACTCTACGTCGGTGCCTGGAAATTCGATTTTGTAGCGTTGAACGCTCAGACTGGCAAGCTGCTGTGGTCGGCAGACATCAGCGGGGGTGTTCCGTCTTCTCCCGTTCTGGGGAAGAACATGGTGTACTTCGGAAGCCGAGACAGCAATTTCTACGCGTTGGACAGTAAGAGTGGCAAGATTCGCTGGGGTCATGGCAATGGGGGAAGCTGGGTCGTGCCTTCCGCTGCATTTGCGAATAACACGCTGTACTACGGCAACTCAGACCAGAAAATGATGTTTGCGATGGACGCAGCAACGGGAAAGGTAAAGTGGCAGCGGCCACTTGCCGGTAACATATTCGCCTCTCCGGCGCTGGCGGCAAACACCGTATACACCGCGTCGTTCAACGCGTACGCCACCAAAGAGCCTGGAACCCTTTACGCTTTAGACGTAGCGACGGGGAAAGAGCGCTGGCACTTCCAGGCGGGCGCTGCGATTCTGTCTTCACCTGTCATTGTCCGCGACACCGTATTTTTCGGATCGGACGATGGCATTCTCTACGCCCTTCACTAA
- a CDS encoding PLP-dependent aminotransferase family protein — protein MTRESHALNETHNKGSGGQPTRANSGESEGANSAQQGRDGLPSALLGFALEGANQLPLHRRLFGGLRERILSGQLSLGTRLPSTRVLARELGVSRNTVALAFDQLISEGYLRSVGGAGTYVAELDAPLHPPNASASQRPALRTEALRAQVGSFWFPYVPAAAGNTPAFRLAVPASEAFPLATWKRCLAKHTARLSTDLFLSQEDGGLLALREVLASYLAVYRGVRCTPEQIIIADSHLSFHLAARVLLDPGDEVWFEDPGYFAAREALLAADARPIPIPVDAEGIDVAAGRIRAPHARMAYVTPSYQFPSGVTMSAARRQALLGWAREAQAWILEDDFDCEFRYAGPPITALQGLDTDHRVLYSGSFNKTLFPALRLGYLVVPQERISDFLWMRRIVSAPASLLEQAALADFIGEGHFARHMKRCRALYARRRSVLEDALTQELGDVLSLEPPQAGTYWVLRLPGHLNDLEIAQAAQAEGLEVWPLSTWSLSGAGTPGLLLGYAGVSEAQLRRGVQQLARLLRAALSQP, from the coding sequence ATGACCCGCGAATCCCACGCGCTGAATGAAACCCACAATAAGGGGAGTGGTGGACAGCCTACGAGGGCCAATTCCGGTGAGTCGGAAGGAGCCAATTCGGCACAACAGGGAAGGGACGGCCTCCCATCGGCGCTTCTGGGCTTTGCTTTAGAAGGTGCGAATCAGCTCCCACTTCACCGTCGACTGTTCGGAGGCCTGCGTGAACGCATCTTGAGTGGGCAATTGAGTCTGGGTACGCGCCTCCCATCGACTCGGGTGCTAGCCCGCGAACTCGGGGTCTCGCGGAACACGGTCGCCCTGGCGTTTGATCAGTTGATCAGTGAGGGCTACCTGCGGTCAGTAGGGGGGGCGGGAACGTACGTGGCGGAGCTCGACGCGCCTCTGCATCCCCCCAATGCCTCTGCCTCACAGCGGCCTGCCCTACGGACAGAGGCCCTACGCGCCCAGGTCGGTTCCTTCTGGTTTCCGTACGTTCCGGCAGCTGCTGGAAACACGCCCGCTTTTCGACTCGCGGTGCCTGCCAGTGAGGCCTTTCCACTGGCGACCTGGAAACGGTGTCTGGCCAAACACACCGCTCGCCTGTCCACGGATTTGTTTCTTTCCCAGGAGGATGGTGGCCTTCTGGCCCTGCGTGAAGTCCTGGCCTCCTACCTCGCCGTGTACCGGGGAGTGCGCTGCACCCCGGAGCAAATCATCATTGCCGACTCCCACTTGTCGTTTCACCTGGCAGCCCGCGTCCTGTTGGATCCAGGGGATGAGGTCTGGTTCGAGGACCCAGGGTATTTCGCCGCCCGGGAGGCCCTGCTCGCGGCTGACGCACGGCCGATTCCCATCCCAGTGGATGCGGAAGGGATAGACGTGGCGGCTGGGCGCATTAGGGCACCCCATGCGCGCATGGCCTACGTCACGCCGTCGTATCAGTTTCCTTCCGGCGTCACGATGAGTGCGGCGCGGCGACAGGCGCTGCTGGGATGGGCACGGGAAGCGCAGGCATGGATCTTAGAAGATGATTTCGACTGTGAGTTCCGGTATGCCGGACCGCCAATTACAGCCCTGCAGGGATTGGACACGGACCACCGGGTGCTGTATAGCGGAAGCTTCAACAAGACGCTCTTTCCAGCGTTGCGCCTCGGGTACCTGGTGGTTCCACAGGAACGAATCAGCGATTTCTTGTGGATGCGCCGCATCGTCAGTGCGCCGGCATCCCTCCTTGAACAGGCTGCCCTGGCAGACTTTATTGGAGAGGGGCACTTCGCACGGCACATGAAACGGTGCCGCGCGCTGTATGCGAGGCGCCGCAGCGTTTTGGAAGACGCATTGACGCAGGAACTCGGGGATGTCCTGAGCCTGGAGCCTCCTCAAGCTGGAACATACTGGGTGCTGCGGTTGCCCGGGCATCTGAACGACCTGGAAATTGCGCAAGCGGCGCAAGCCGAGGGACTTGAGGTCTGGCCGCTCTCGACCTGGAGCTTGAGTGGGGCCGGCACTCCGGGGCTCCTCCTGGGCTACGCGGGGGTCAGCGAAGCGCAGTTGCGGCGAGGTGTTCAGCAACTCGCCCGGCTCCTTCGTGCGGCCCTGTCACAGCCTTAG
- a CDS encoding IS3 family transposase — protein MRGARPKEVSVRRLCELHGVNRSWFYEQQGREEMDADQALSQDIEAVVVEFDGYGYRRVTRELARRGRPVNHKRVLRVMRERRLLCRPKRRYRATTDSNHNEKRFPNLLREVVPVRPDQVWQADLTYVRVRQGFVYLACVLDGFTREVVGWSMSKFLDADLPLAALNNALAARCPAPGLLHHSDQGVQYASRVYVDRLRSAGITPSMSRTGNPYDNAKMESFYKTLKTEEVDLQEYVDLDDARRHIEFFIADLYNRRRLHSSLGYVPPAEFAARYTTAQM, from the coding sequence ATGCGCGGAGCGCGCCCAAAAGAGGTGTCGGTGCGTCGTCTGTGTGAGCTGCACGGGGTTAATCGCTCGTGGTTCTACGAACAGCAGGGCCGGGAGGAGATGGACGCCGATCAGGCGTTGTCCCAGGACATTGAGGCCGTAGTGGTGGAGTTCGACGGATACGGATATCGGCGTGTCACCCGCGAGTTGGCCCGACGAGGCCGCCCAGTGAACCACAAGCGCGTGTTGAGAGTCATGCGGGAACGCCGGTTGCTCTGCCGCCCGAAGCGCCGCTATCGGGCGACAACCGATTCCAACCACAACGAGAAGCGCTTCCCAAATCTGCTACGCGAAGTCGTCCCAGTACGGCCAGATCAGGTCTGGCAAGCCGATCTGACCTACGTGCGAGTCCGCCAAGGCTTTGTGTACCTGGCCTGCGTGCTGGACGGTTTTACCCGTGAGGTGGTGGGCTGGTCCATGTCAAAGTTTCTGGACGCAGATTTACCGCTGGCAGCGCTCAACAACGCGCTTGCAGCGCGTTGTCCTGCCCCCGGTCTGCTGCACCATTCGGACCAGGGCGTGCAATACGCCAGTCGGGTGTACGTGGACCGCTTGCGGTCCGCAGGAATCACGCCAAGTATGTCCAGGACAGGCAATCCCTATGACAACGCCAAAATGGAGAGCTTCTACAAGACCCTGAAGACTGAGGAGGTCGATCTGCAAGAATACGTCGATCTGGACGACGCTCGACGACACATCGAGTTCTTTATTGCGGACCTGTACAACCGTCGCCGACTGCACTCCAGCCTGGGGTACGTTCCACCCGCCGAGTTCGCCGCCCGCTACACTACCGCCCAGATGTGA
- a CDS encoding transposase, producing the protein MPGRTHSREFKLDIVNQVDGGQKTTAQLCREHALSPSLIRRWRKEVEVRGEMAFTDQAKPDQSLEQRIAELERFCGQLSLENTILKKSLATYRSKQGTK; encoded by the coding sequence ATGCCCGGACGTACCCACAGCCGTGAGTTCAAGCTCGACATCGTGAATCAAGTTGACGGGGGTCAAAAGACGACCGCTCAGCTCTGCCGAGAACACGCTCTCTCGCCCAGTCTGATCCGCCGCTGGCGGAAGGAGGTCGAGGTGCGTGGGGAAATGGCCTTCACCGACCAGGCCAAGCCCGACCAGTCGTTGGAACAGCGAATCGCCGAGTTGGAACGGTTTTGCGGGCAGTTGTCGTTGGAGAACACAATCCTAAAAAAGTCGTTGGCGACGTACCGCTCGAAACAAGGCACCAAATGA